Proteins encoded together in one Hydrogenobacter hydrogenophilus window:
- the smc gene encoding chromosome segregation protein SMC: MTAWIEKLVVEGFKSYGKGRVEIPLGPGFIGIVGPNGAGKSNIGDAISFALGLATAKTLRAKNLSYLIYSKDGEASQYAYVEVHFKNEGAFPIEEDKLVISRKVDKEGRSVFRINGTVVRERDLRDFLARAGLYENAYNIVLQGDVVRFVKMTPVERRKLIEEVAGIGEYEEKKQKALTELGEVELKLRELRLLIDEMEVQMERLSQEVEKLRRYRELESQLRELQIRQLMKDAKSISQNMNNLEKAIEEKKREISEIRKDISKLESEHTQKEEELREINAQLFPFRERLGRLSSDIDHTDKRIQELENKRNQMEEDQLKAKERIKNLSANLEKLLEEEAQLKDLVSQKEKEVIRKEEEVSLLYQMLKSKEEGLKVSIQEVHATEEKINAVRKEMDQKKEHLSRIELKLRELDIKSQKVQEDMQKLKEEEQKLKSQMGENALKMENYKKMQVEEEHSVKKKKQELERLEEKLRALRYKREEVIKEKAGISAKLASLHADTLPFEGIRGVYGRVYELIKVKNPEYIKAVESAGAGRLSYVVVEDEDVAKECIQRLKETKRGRLNFIPLNRIKPTPLPPYPRRKGYIDFVVNLVEYDSKFERAIKFVFGDTLLVEDFQSAKDLGIGNYRMVTLEGEVFEKSGVISGGHTESRGDLGREFYTEQLERLSKAEKDLKEEEEQTESTIKTLRDELIQKEGVLRILERRIKDIEESDKMGFERLKEIEEKLRKAEEYISRLAEEKENLLKEKNTIMQELSYLEEKLNNLIIKRQSILEHYKESGIESLRENYEKSRKALDHLKEATFSLSMKLKELQSDIQNLRAEINRNMAFLESSERTKQEIEDQIEKLKEERRKLEEGIKELERTAYELYSKKDQLEEVCTDLQAKIGRLRLQEEAKREELTRLETEYAKIEEKHQEINLRFRELGYEGPIEEVKEGYSKLKEAIDTVRKELSSLGTVNFKAEDDYREYEERHRDYTDRYKKLSEEKRAIKEMIEEIETKKLNAFNTAFESINEGLKRVFAELSPGGKAYMQIENPQDPFSGGINLVVKPKGKEVQYIDAISGGEKTLVALALIFSIQDYKPSPFYYFDEVDAHLDEANARRIGELIRKRSQKAQFIVVTLREILASYADRLIGVSSRGGVSRVFPVKNFLVEVAND, encoded by the coding sequence ATGACTGCATGGATAGAAAAATTAGTGGTAGAGGGTTTTAAGTCCTACGGGAAGGGGAGGGTAGAGATACCCTTAGGACCAGGATTTATAGGGATAGTAGGTCCCAACGGTGCAGGAAAGTCCAACATAGGTGACGCCATATCCTTCGCATTGGGGCTTGCTACAGCCAAAACCTTAAGGGCAAAAAACCTATCCTACCTTATATACTCAAAGGACGGTGAGGCAAGTCAGTACGCGTATGTGGAGGTGCATTTCAAAAACGAAGGTGCCTTCCCCATAGAAGAGGACAAACTCGTCATATCAAGGAAGGTGGATAAAGAGGGCAGGAGCGTTTTTCGTATAAACGGAACTGTAGTAAGAGAAAGAGACCTAAGGGACTTTCTTGCAAGAGCCGGGCTTTATGAGAACGCTTATAACATAGTCTTACAAGGTGATGTGGTGCGCTTTGTGAAGATGACACCCGTAGAAAGAAGAAAGCTCATAGAAGAGGTCGCAGGCATAGGTGAGTATGAGGAGAAAAAGCAAAAAGCCCTTACAGAATTAGGAGAAGTGGAGCTAAAGCTGAGAGAACTTAGGCTTCTCATAGATGAGATGGAAGTTCAGATGGAACGGCTCTCTCAGGAAGTGGAAAAACTAAGAAGATACAGAGAGTTAGAAAGTCAGCTAAGAGAACTACAAATAAGGCAGTTGATGAAAGATGCAAAGAGCATAAGTCAAAACATGAATAACCTTGAAAAAGCCATAGAAGAGAAGAAAAGAGAGATTTCAGAAATAAGAAAGGATATAAGCAAGTTAGAATCAGAGCACACACAAAAAGAAGAAGAACTAAGAGAGATAAACGCACAGCTCTTTCCCTTCAGGGAGAGGTTGGGAAGGCTAAGCTCAGACATAGATCACACAGATAAAAGGATACAAGAGCTTGAGAATAAAAGAAACCAGATGGAAGAAGATCAGCTAAAGGCAAAGGAACGCATAAAAAATCTCTCTGCGAACCTTGAAAAACTCCTTGAAGAAGAAGCCCAGCTTAAAGACCTTGTATCCCAAAAGGAAAAAGAAGTGATCCGTAAAGAAGAAGAGGTTTCTTTACTTTATCAAATGTTAAAAAGTAAGGAGGAAGGTCTCAAAGTATCTATACAAGAGGTGCACGCAACAGAAGAGAAGATAAATGCTGTAAGAAAAGAGATGGATCAAAAGAAGGAACACCTTTCAAGGATAGAGCTTAAATTAAGGGAGTTGGACATAAAGTCCCAAAAGGTGCAAGAAGATATGCAAAAGCTCAAAGAAGAAGAGCAAAAGCTCAAATCACAGATGGGAGAGAACGCTCTAAAGATGGAAAATTACAAAAAGATGCAGGTAGAAGAAGAGCACTCCGTTAAGAAAAAAAAGCAAGAGCTTGAGAGACTTGAGGAAAAGCTCAGGGCATTAAGATATAAGAGGGAAGAGGTTATAAAGGAAAAGGCAGGCATCTCTGCTAAGTTGGCAAGCTTACATGCAGACACATTACCCTTTGAAGGTATAAGGGGCGTTTATGGGAGGGTTTATGAGCTTATAAAAGTCAAAAATCCTGAATATATAAAAGCTGTAGAATCCGCTGGCGCTGGAAGGCTCTCTTATGTGGTGGTTGAAGATGAAGATGTAGCCAAAGAGTGCATACAGAGGCTTAAAGAAACCAAAAGGGGCAGACTGAACTTCATACCATTAAATAGGATAAAACCCACACCTCTTCCACCTTATCCGAGAAGGAAAGGTTATATAGATTTTGTGGTTAATTTAGTGGAATACGACAGCAAGTTTGAAAGGGCAATAAAGTTCGTGTTTGGAGATACCCTTTTGGTGGAGGACTTCCAGAGTGCCAAAGACTTAGGTATAGGCAATTACAGGATGGTAACTCTTGAGGGGGAGGTTTTTGAAAAGAGTGGTGTAATAAGCGGTGGGCATACAGAAAGCAGAGGGGACTTAGGAAGAGAGTTTTACACAGAGCAGTTGGAAAGGCTTTCTAAAGCAGAGAAGGACCTAAAAGAAGAAGAAGAACAAACAGAAAGCACCATAAAAACTCTAAGAGATGAACTTATCCAAAAGGAAGGTGTTTTGAGGATACTTGAGAGGCGCATAAAGGACATAGAAGAGTCAGATAAGATGGGCTTTGAGAGGCTAAAGGAGATAGAAGAAAAGCTCAGGAAAGCAGAAGAGTATATCAGCAGGCTTGCGGAAGAAAAGGAGAATTTACTGAAGGAAAAAAACACCATAATGCAGGAGCTTTCCTACCTTGAGGAGAAGTTAAACAATCTAATTATAAAGAGGCAGTCTATATTGGAACACTACAAAGAGTCAGGAATAGAGAGCTTAAGAGAGAACTACGAAAAGAGTAGAAAAGCCCTTGATCATCTCAAGGAAGCTACCTTTTCTCTAAGTATGAAACTAAAAGAACTACAGTCAGACATACAGAATTTGCGCGCAGAGATAAACAGAAACATGGCTTTTTTGGAAAGCTCAGAGAGAACTAAGCAAGAGATAGAAGATCAAATTGAAAAGCTAAAGGAAGAGAGAAGAAAGTTAGAGGAAGGGATAAAAGAGCTTGAAAGAACTGCATATGAGCTGTACTCAAAGAAGGACCAATTGGAGGAGGTTTGCACAGATCTGCAGGCAAAAATAGGCAGGTTAAGATTGCAGGAGGAAGCAAAGAGAGAAGAGCTCACCCGTTTAGAGACTGAGTATGCCAAGATTGAAGAAAAGCATCAAGAGATAAACTTAAGGTTCAGAGAATTGGGATACGAAGGACCCATAGAGGAGGTAAAAGAAGGCTACAGCAAGCTCAAAGAAGCCATAGACACTGTACGCAAAGAACTATCTTCTCTTGGCACCGTTAATTTTAAAGCGGAGGACGATTACAGAGAGTACGAGGAGAGACACAGAGACTACACGGATAGGTACAAAAAGCTCTCTGAAGAGAAAAGGGCTATAAAGGAAATGATTGAGGAGATAGAAACTAAAAAGCTCAACGCTTTTAACACCGCTTTTGAGAGCATAAATGAGGGACTAAAGAGAGTGTTTGCAGAACTATCTCCGGGTGGCAAGGCTTACATGCAGATAGAAAATCCCCAAGACCCATTCTCTGGTGGTATAAACCTTGTAGTCAAACCTAAAGGTAAAGAAGTCCAATACATAGATGCCATATCAGGAGGAGAAAAAACTCTTGTAGCCTTGGCTCTTATATTTTCCATACAGGATTATAAACCATCACCCTTTTACTACTTTGACGAAGTAGATGCGCACCTTGATGAAGCAAATGCCAGAAGGATAGGAGAGCTCATAAGGAAACGTTCCCAAAAGGCACAGTTCATAGTGGTCACCTTAAGGGAGATCTTGGCATCTTATGCAGATAGGCTCATAGGTGTAAGTAGCAGAGGCGGTGTGTCAAGAGTTTTCCCCGTCAAGAACTTTCTTGTAGAGGTTGCAAATGACTAA